One genomic window of Ruminococcus gauvreauii includes the following:
- the srtB gene encoding class B sortase, translated as MKNNKYRILFGAFLIVFLAAAGFCVYYYATQKQKEQVYEELAEEVKATPEQTPSAEPAKTPEATEEPTPEPTPEVVIPIDFDKLQQRNADIYAWIQIPDTVVDYPILQSAEDNLYYLNHTVDGAEGLPGSIYTENLNRIDFTDKNTVIYGHNMNDGSMFGGLHQYVDPAYMEAHPDIRIYTPEHIYTYRVFAAVTYDNRHILGQYDCNEEPQFQAFLDSVMSVRNIASHFSSETTATVDDRIITLSTCNGNSEQRFLVEAVLIDEE; from the coding sequence ATGAAAAACAATAAATATCGAATTTTATTTGGTGCATTTCTGATTGTCTTTCTGGCCGCCGCAGGGTTCTGTGTTTACTATTATGCGACGCAGAAGCAAAAGGAACAGGTGTATGAGGAACTGGCGGAGGAAGTAAAGGCGACACCGGAACAGACGCCTTCAGCAGAACCGGCGAAAACGCCGGAAGCGACGGAAGAACCAACACCGGAACCGACGCCTGAAGTCGTGATTCCGATTGATTTTGACAAACTTCAGCAGAGAAATGCGGACATTTACGCGTGGATCCAGATACCGGATACGGTTGTCGACTATCCGATTCTGCAGAGCGCGGAAGACAATCTGTATTATCTGAATCATACGGTGGACGGCGCCGAGGGACTGCCGGGATCAATCTACACAGAAAATCTCAACCGTATCGACTTTACGGATAAAAACACAGTGATCTACGGACACAACATGAATGACGGATCGATGTTCGGCGGGCTGCATCAGTATGTGGACCCGGCGTACATGGAGGCGCATCCGGATATCCGCATTTATACGCCGGAACACATTTATACGTACCGAGTATTTGCGGCTGTCACGTACGACAACCGGCATATTCTGGGGCAGTATGACTGTAACGAAGAACCGCAGTTTCAGGCATTTCTGGATTCTGTGATGTCGGTGCGGAATATTGCCAGCCATTTCAGCTCGGAAACAACTGCAACGGTGGATGACCGTATCATCACGTTGTCAACATGTAACGGAAACAGCGAACAGCGTTTTCTGGTAGAGGCGGTATTGATCGATGAAGAATGA
- a CDS encoding TrkH family potassium uptake protein, whose amino-acid sequence MEIEEIKRKLLQLSPMKIIFWGYCLIILAGSALLMLPASTGEGKVTPFLDALFTATSATCVTGLVRYDTYTYWSTFGQIVILALIQIGGMGFMTVAIYGISLTKRKIGLASRMIMQESIAAPQMGGIVRMTRGILIGTALTETAGALLLAFYFCPKLGLGKGIYYSVFHSVSAFCNAGFDLMGMEAEFSSLTGAAGNWYVNFIIMTLIVVGGFGFFVWSDIFRNRFHFKKLRVHSKLVIAISMTLILAGTAAIFLFEQGGQAYSGKSLPDQVLASMFQSVTVRTAGFNTVDIGAMTQPSQFLMVCLMLIGGSTGSTAGGIKTTTFAVLCISIFTTFRRRKSIEVFGRRLEDGVVRRASCVFMLYLLLSVTVAMVISSVESIPILTALFESVSAIATVGLSFGVTPGLGVVSEILLTLLMLFGRVGSITILLAFASGRTPIASKLAKEEIQIG is encoded by the coding sequence ATGGAGATTGAAGAGATAAAACGAAAGCTGCTGCAGCTTTCACCGATGAAGATCATATTTTGGGGATACTGTCTGATCATTCTGGCTGGCAGCGCGCTGCTCATGCTCCCTGCATCCACAGGCGAGGGAAAAGTGACTCCGTTTCTGGATGCACTGTTTACAGCGACCTCTGCCACCTGCGTGACCGGGCTGGTGCGGTACGACACTTATACGTACTGGTCGACGTTCGGCCAGATTGTGATCCTGGCTCTGATACAGATCGGCGGAATGGGATTTATGACGGTGGCCATCTACGGGATCAGCCTGACGAAACGTAAGATCGGACTGGCAAGCCGTATGATCATGCAGGAGTCTATTGCGGCGCCGCAGATGGGCGGAATCGTGCGTATGACGAGGGGAATCCTGATAGGAACAGCACTCACGGAGACCGCCGGTGCTCTGCTGCTGGCATTTTATTTCTGTCCGAAGCTGGGCCTGGGAAAGGGAATCTACTACTCCGTATTTCATTCTGTCTCCGCTTTTTGCAATGCAGGGTTTGACCTGATGGGGATGGAGGCAGAATTTTCATCGCTGACAGGCGCTGCCGGAAACTGGTATGTAAATTTCATTATTATGACATTGATCGTAGTGGGCGGTTTCGGTTTCTTTGTGTGGAGCGATATTTTCCGCAACAGATTTCATTTTAAAAAACTGAGAGTGCATTCCAAGCTTGTGATCGCGATCAGCATGACTTTGATCCTGGCTGGCACAGCGGCTATTTTCCTGTTTGAACAGGGAGGACAGGCGTACAGCGGGAAGTCGCTGCCTGACCAGGTGCTCGCGTCCATGTTTCAGTCGGTGACGGTGAGGACCGCAGGATTTAACACGGTGGATATCGGAGCGATGACACAGCCGAGCCAGTTTTTGATGGTCTGCCTGATGCTGATCGGCGGTTCGACCGGTTCTACGGCAGGAGGCATCAAGACGACCACATTTGCCGTACTGTGTATCAGTATTTTTACGACGTTCAGGAGAAGAAAATCCATTGAGGTGTTCGGACGCAGGCTGGAGGACGGCGTGGTGCGCAGGGCAAGCTGTGTGTTCATGCTGTACCTGCTGCTGTCGGTCACGGTGGCAATGGTGATATCGAGTGTGGAAAGCATTCCGATTCTGACAGCCCTCTTTGAGAGTGTGTCTGCGATCGCGACCGTCGGACTGTCATTCGGCGTCACGCCGGGACTCGGTGTCGTTTCTGAGATACTGCTGACACTGCTGATGTTGTTCGGACGTGTGGGATCCATCACAATCCTGCTGGCGTTTGCATCCGGCAGAACGCCGATTGCATCGAAGCTGGCGAAGGAAGAGATACAAATAGGATAA
- a CDS encoding YveK family protein gives MERYENDEIEIDLGSLIQALLRKWWMFAAGGIIAGLIAIIVTLVLLTPQYESKSMLYILSKTTSVTSFADLQLSSGLTADFEVIATSMPVIDGAIEKIQEEDGITLTRKEIQEMISVSNTSDTRILVITAQDADPTRACIVANAVASETADQMAYIMKSDPPTTVEEAEVAVEPISPSVTKNTAVGILAGILLVGLYLVIQFIRNDNIKTQEDVEKYLGLSTLAVIPLEKGKPDKRKELKEMKKDHEKQ, from the coding sequence ATGGAAAGATATGAAAACGATGAAATTGAAATAGACCTGGGCAGCCTGATACAGGCCCTGCTGCGCAAATGGTGGATGTTCGCTGCAGGCGGGATTATCGCAGGACTGATCGCGATTATTGTCACGCTGGTGCTGCTGACGCCGCAGTATGAGTCGAAATCCATGCTGTACATCCTGTCCAAGACGACAAGTGTTACATCATTTGCAGATCTGCAGCTCAGTTCAGGGCTGACTGCCGATTTTGAGGTGATTGCCACGAGTATGCCGGTGATCGACGGTGCGATCGAAAAGATTCAGGAGGAGGACGGAATCACGCTGACACGAAAAGAGATTCAGGAGATGATTTCCGTTTCGAACACATCTGATACGCGAATCCTTGTGATCACAGCCCAGGATGCGGACCCGACGCGCGCCTGCATCGTTGCGAACGCAGTGGCCTCGGAAACGGCTGATCAGATGGCATATATTATGAAATCAGATCCTCCGACTACGGTTGAGGAAGCTGAAGTTGCAGTGGAGCCGATCAGCCCGAGTGTTACGAAGAATACGGCGGTCGGTATCCTGGCGGGTATCCTGCTGGTTGGCCTGTACCTGGTGATCCAGTTTATCCGCAACGACAACATCAAGACGCAGGAAGACGTAGAGAAGTATCTGGGACTGAGCACTCTCGCTGTGATCCCGCTGGAAAAAGGAAAACCGGACAAGAGAAAAGAACTCAAAGAGATGAAGAAAGATCATGAAAAACAATAA
- the glgX gene encoding glycogen debranching protein GlgX, producing MVEKLVDKRVEGIRRLLKPLDHVGGYGIRPGMYLVQGALALPGGVSFTIHSLGAYSCELALFHRGQKEPYTVIPFPEEYRIGDTYSMIVFGLDIEENEYAFRFDGPYDPGKGLLFDKERYLLDPYARAVVGQSKWGEKTENYLTYRARVVEERFSWGKSTSPDIPFTDLIIYELHVRGFTKHPSSGVKCPGTFEGLREKIPYLKELGVNAVELMPVFEFDEMEEMRVVDGEILYNYWGYNPVCFFAPNTSYASAVEYNREGSELKTLIRELNENGIEVILDVVFNHTAEGNQDGPCFSLKGIDNNVYYMLTPDGDYYNFSGCGNTLNCNHPVVQQMILDCLRYWVIEYHVSGFRFDLASILGRSEDGTPLRRPPLLESLSADPILSRVKLIAEAWDAAGLYQVGSFPSFGRWAEWNGKYRDDIRSFLKGDGGMAANAAQRMIGSPDLYRSLEREDQASVNFITCHDGFTLYDLYAYNEKHNEKNGWNNTDGDADNRSWNCGAEGETDDPEILRLRKRLRKNAYAVLMCSRGAVMVRAGDEFGNTQYGNNNAYCQDNEISWLDWNNLKTEREMFTFCSWMNAFRMRHPVLRRKTKCALCGLPDVSFHSGIPWNDQFDGNTRLLGVLYAGRDESDSRDDLVFVAVNAYWEPLEFWLPYPAAGRFRWKLNVDTGSEDSIREVILNKADAVTIGGRSVMIFTAGE from the coding sequence ATGGTTGAGAAGCTGGTTGACAAACGCGTTGAGGGCATAAGAAGGCTTTTGAAACCGCTTGATCATGTGGGCGGATACGGTATCCGCCCCGGAATGTACCTGGTTCAGGGGGCGCTGGCTCTGCCGGGCGGAGTGAGTTTCACGATTCACTCACTGGGGGCATATTCGTGTGAACTTGCGCTGTTTCACAGGGGACAGAAGGAACCGTATACGGTCATACCATTTCCTGAGGAGTACCGTATCGGAGATACATATTCTATGATCGTGTTCGGGCTGGACATAGAGGAAAACGAATATGCGTTTCGTTTTGACGGTCCGTACGATCCCGGGAAGGGACTGCTGTTTGATAAAGAGCGGTATCTGCTCGATCCGTATGCGCGGGCTGTTGTCGGACAGAGTAAATGGGGAGAGAAGACGGAAAACTATCTGACGTACCGGGCACGTGTCGTGGAGGAACGATTTTCGTGGGGAAAATCGACCAGTCCGGACATTCCGTTTACGGATCTGATCATCTATGAGCTGCATGTGCGGGGATTTACGAAACATCCCTCATCCGGCGTGAAATGTCCCGGTACCTTTGAGGGGCTGCGGGAGAAGATTCCGTATCTGAAGGAACTCGGCGTCAATGCCGTGGAGCTGATGCCGGTCTTTGAGTTTGATGAGATGGAAGAAATGCGGGTCGTGGATGGGGAGATACTTTATAATTACTGGGGGTATAATCCGGTCTGTTTCTTTGCGCCGAACACCAGCTATGCTTCGGCTGTTGAATATAACCGGGAAGGCAGTGAACTGAAAACACTGATCCGAGAACTGAATGAGAACGGCATCGAGGTCATACTGGATGTTGTGTTCAATCACACGGCGGAGGGAAACCAGGATGGACCGTGCTTCTCACTGAAGGGCATCGATAATAACGTGTACTACATGCTGACGCCGGATGGGGATTACTATAATTTCAGCGGCTGCGGCAATACGCTCAACTGCAACCATCCGGTGGTGCAGCAGATGATCCTGGACTGTCTGCGGTACTGGGTGATCGAATATCATGTGTCGGGATTCCGGTTTGATCTGGCTTCCATTCTGGGCCGCAGCGAAGACGGGACACCGCTTCGCCGGCCGCCCCTCCTGGAGAGCCTGAGTGCCGATCCCATTCTGAGCAGGGTGAAGCTGATCGCTGAGGCTTGGGATGCGGCGGGACTTTACCAGGTCGGAAGCTTTCCGTCATTCGGGCGTTGGGCAGAGTGGAACGGAAAATACAGGGATGATATTCGCTCCTTCTTAAAGGGAGACGGGGGAATGGCTGCAAATGCGGCACAGCGGATGATCGGTTCCCCGGACCTCTACCGCTCTTTGGAGCGCGAAGACCAGGCCTCGGTCAATTTCATCACCTGCCATGACGGATTTACGCTGTATGATCTCTATGCATATAATGAAAAACATAATGAGAAGAACGGCTGGAATAATACGGACGGTGACGCGGATAACCGCAGCTGGAACTGCGGAGCTGAGGGTGAGACAGATGATCCGGAAATCCTCAGGCTGAGAAAACGGCTGCGGAAAAACGCGTACGCCGTTCTGATGTGCAGCAGGGGAGCTGTGATGGTGCGTGCGGGGGATGAATTCGGGAATACGCAGTACGGAAACAACAATGCGTACTGCCAGGACAACGAGATATCCTGGCTGGACTGGAATAATCTGAAAACCGAGCGGGAGATGTTCACCTTCTGCTCATGGATGAATGCGTTTCGGATGCGTCACCCGGTGCTGCGCAGGAAGACGAAATGTGCGCTGTGCGGACTTCCGGATGTCAGTTTTCACTCGGGCATTCCGTGGAACGATCAGTTTGACGGCAATACAAGGCTGCTGGGTGTGCTGTATGCGGGACGAGACGAGTCGGACAGCAGGGATGATCTCGTGTTTGTCGCGGTCAATGCCTACTGGGAGCCGCTTGAGTTTTGGCTGCCGTATCCGGCGGCTGGAAGATTTCGCTGGAAACTGAATGTCGATACCGGGAGTGAGGACAGTATCCGGGAGGTAATTCTAAATAAGGCGGATGCGGTCACGATCGGCGGACGAAGTGTGATGATCTTTACTGCCGGCGAGTGA
- a CDS encoding AI-2E family transporter: protein MFLNLEDSRVKQWMLVITYAVILVLVVINFRDILRGIWTFVGYLKPLFAGIAIAFVLNRPYEKLRELYGKKMGNRPGAAKALAILTVYLAVIGGIVLLLRFMLPQIAENISTFVSSADQYVAAIQRDLNQVMDRMGISQIDISEVIASINAYLGKLDQVLEGTLPQIWRITSSAISGLAELIISLVLSIYVMSGKEKLLDQCKRVLQTYCPDKTCRKIKNVFSTINVVFDNYVVGQLTEALILGSLCFIGMIVLRIDYAGLISIIIAVTALVPIWGAYIGGGVAVLLLLFVEPKQALVFLVFLVILQQVENSAIYPRVVGNKIGLSGLWVLLGITVGGGMFGIVGMLIGVPVTTVLYIFLKNDVLRREHRMEGE from the coding sequence GTGTTTCTGAATTTGGAAGATTCCCGTGTAAAGCAGTGGATGTTAGTCATTACGTATGCAGTGATACTGGTTCTGGTTGTGATCAACTTTCGTGATATCCTAAGGGGTATCTGGACGTTCGTCGGCTATCTGAAACCATTGTTTGCAGGCATCGCGATTGCGTTTGTGCTGAACAGGCCATATGAAAAATTACGTGAACTTTATGGAAAAAAGATGGGAAACCGTCCGGGTGCGGCGAAGGCACTTGCGATCCTGACCGTTTATCTGGCGGTTATCGGCGGCATCGTGCTGCTGCTGCGCTTTATGCTCCCGCAGATTGCGGAGAATATATCGACATTTGTGAGCAGCGCCGACCAGTATGTCGCGGCGATCCAGAGAGATCTGAACCAGGTGATGGACAGAATGGGGATCAGTCAGATCGATATATCGGAAGTGATCGCCTCCATCAACGCCTATCTGGGAAAACTGGATCAGGTTCTTGAGGGGACACTGCCGCAGATCTGGAGAATCACATCGAGCGCCATCTCCGGTCTGGCAGAGCTTATCATTTCTCTGGTGCTTTCCATCTATGTGATGAGCGGAAAGGAAAAGCTGCTTGACCAGTGTAAAAGAGTGCTGCAGACGTACTGTCCGGATAAAACCTGCCGTAAAATCAAAAATGTTTTCAGTACGATCAATGTTGTCTTTGACAACTATGTTGTGGGACAGCTGACAGAGGCGCTCATTCTGGGCAGCCTGTGTTTTATCGGGATGATTGTCCTGAGGATTGATTATGCAGGCCTGATCAGTATCATCATCGCCGTAACGGCTCTGGTACCCATCTGGGGGGCTTATATCGGAGGCGGTGTCGCAGTATTGCTGCTGCTGTTCGTCGAGCCGAAACAGGCGCTTGTTTTTCTCGTTTTTCTGGTGATTCTTCAGCAGGTCGAGAACAGCGCGATCTACCCCAGGGTTGTGGGAAATAAAATCGGCCTGTCGGGTCTTTGGGTATTGCTTGGAATCACGGTGGGCGGCGGGATGTTTGGCATTGTCGGAATGCTGATCGGTGTGCCGGTCACGACCGTCCTTTATATATTTTTGAAAAATGATGTACTGAGGCGGGAACACAGAATGGAAGGGGAGTAG
- a CDS encoding DMT family transporter: MKTKNACMLLLTAAIWGFAFVAQSVGMDYLGPFTFNAVRSLIGGITLLPFIALSVRKEDGKKAPRSRTLWLGGLCCGILLFAASSLQQIGIQYTTAGKAGFITACYIVLVPVLGILLKKKTGLRVWAAVVIALAGLYFLCMTERFTVGKGDVYLFLGAVLFALHILVIDHFSPRADGVRMACIQFFTCGLLSSVPMFLLETPKVSDILQAWAPILYAGVLSCGVAYTLQILGQKNVSPTIASLILSLESCISVLAGFIILGEKLSARELSGCVLMFGAIILAQIPEKKKKTLQEARNEESACSS, translated from the coding sequence ATGAAAACGAAAAATGCTTGTATGCTTCTTTTGACAGCCGCGATCTGGGGATTTGCCTTTGTGGCGCAGAGTGTCGGGATGGATTATCTGGGTCCGTTTACGTTTAATGCCGTCCGCAGTCTGATCGGAGGGATCACGCTGCTGCCGTTTATTGCGCTGTCCGTGAGAAAAGAAGATGGAAAAAAGGCGCCGCGAAGCCGGACGCTGTGGCTCGGCGGCCTGTGCTGCGGAATACTTCTGTTTGCAGCCAGCAGTCTGCAGCAGATCGGGATTCAGTATACAACTGCGGGCAAGGCGGGATTTATCACGGCGTGTTATATCGTGCTCGTTCCGGTACTCGGTATTCTGCTGAAAAAGAAGACCGGCCTGAGAGTCTGGGCGGCTGTCGTGATTGCTCTTGCGGGACTTTACTTTCTGTGTATGACGGAGAGATTCACTGTGGGAAAAGGGGACGTGTATCTGTTCCTGGGCGCGGTACTTTTTGCCCTGCACATTCTGGTGATTGACCATTTTTCACCGCGCGCGGATGGTGTCCGTATGGCATGCATTCAGTTCTTTACCTGCGGACTGCTGTCATCCGTTCCCATGTTCCTGCTGGAAACGCCGAAAGTTTCCGATATCTTACAGGCATGGGCGCCGATCCTGTATGCCGGTGTGCTGTCGTGCGGGGTCGCATACACGCTGCAGATCCTGGGACAGAAAAATGTCAGTCCGACGATCGCTTCGCTGATTCTGAGCCTGGAATCATGCATATCGGTGCTGGCGGGCTTCATAATCCTCGGAGAGAAACTCTCGGCGCGTGAACTGTCCGGGTGCGTTCTGATGTTCGGTGCGATCATTCTGGCGCAGATACCGGAAAAAAAGAAAAAAACACTGCAGGAAGCCAGGAATGAGGAGTCGGCATGCAGTTCATAA
- a CDS encoding LCP family protein: MKNEKKQKHRSHAIGISSMILVLCVVVIIAVLGVLAGKLLLEHRQEVAEAKAQEEQVTQSSTAQTVTYQGQTYEYNRELTNILFMGVDKKEEVTLQDTPGTAGQADCIMILSLDEKTQTGKILQISRDTMTDVDIYDVNGNFYTSVEAQIATQYAYGNGEKSSCWAMEKTVSELLYELPIDAYISLNIESISILNDAVGGVTLTIPEDYTEVDPAFVQGAVVTMTGEQAEKYVRYRDTNVTGSNNGRMQRQVQYITALVQALKSTAGAEGSYYERFSSFLKPYMVTDMNAQQIDSFATYEFNSEETQYLPGEVRQGAEHDEFYVDEENLYDLLLKTFYKLKN; encoded by the coding sequence ATGAAGAATGAAAAAAAACAGAAGCACCGAAGCCATGCGATAGGCATCAGCAGCATGATACTCGTACTGTGTGTCGTGGTGATCATCGCGGTACTTGGCGTCCTGGCGGGCAAACTGCTGCTGGAGCACCGGCAGGAAGTGGCGGAAGCCAAGGCACAGGAAGAACAGGTCACCCAGAGCAGCACCGCACAGACGGTGACTTACCAGGGACAGACATATGAATACAACAGAGAGCTGACGAATATCCTGTTTATGGGGGTGGACAAGAAAGAGGAGGTCACGCTCCAGGACACTCCCGGTACTGCGGGACAGGCTGACTGCATCATGATCCTTTCGCTGGATGAAAAGACGCAGACAGGAAAAATACTGCAGATCTCCAGGGATACCATGACGGATGTGGACATCTACGATGTGAACGGCAATTTCTATACGAGTGTCGAGGCACAGATCGCGACACAGTACGCGTATGGAAACGGTGAGAAGAGCAGCTGCTGGGCGATGGAAAAGACCGTATCGGAGCTGTTGTATGAATTGCCCATCGATGCGTATATTTCCCTGAATATTGAATCAATCAGTATCCTGAATGATGCTGTCGGAGGGGTCACGCTCACGATACCGGAGGATTATACGGAGGTTGACCCTGCATTTGTACAGGGAGCTGTGGTCACGATGACCGGTGAGCAGGCAGAGAAGTATGTCCGCTATCGTGACACGAATGTGACCGGAAGCAACAACGGCAGGATGCAGCGCCAGGTTCAGTATATCACGGCGCTGGTACAGGCACTGAAGAGTACTGCCGGTGCAGAGGGCAGTTATTACGAACGCTTCTCATCGTTCCTGAAACCTTATATGGTGACTGACATGAATGCACAGCAGATTGACAGCTTTGCAACGTATGAATTTAACTCTGAGGAGACGCAATATCTGCCGGGAGAGGTCCGTCAGGGCGCTGAACATGACGAATTTTACGTGGATGAGGAAAATTTATACGATTTACTGTTAAAAACATTTTACAAACTTAAGAATTAA
- a CDS encoding ABC-ATPase domain-containing protein — protein sequence MKSSEQLKQLLLSINHRSYPAYKDTRGSYRFDGYQLNIDHVQGDPFAAPSKVSILVSGRQAAFPENYYDLTHKRTALEDHLIRLFAREAEQFQFKARGSGKSGLLSVSRCGQEILSRTACTISPESGDVTVRMEIGFPANGRSINSPELIKILFDFLPLCVRRTLYCKSLDAGKLASVIELAEDQHAIRKLLPKLELVAFIANGSILPRESGVSQRPMRGATPFHSPASMEVTLSLPNRGNITGMGIRRGITLIIGGGYHGKSTLLKALELGVYNHIAGDGREFVITDEAAVKIRAEDGRSIRSTDISMFINNLPNKKDTRRFSTEDASGSTSQAAGVIEAIEAGTSLLLIDEDTCATNFMIRDELMQRVVHRDQEPITPFIDRVRDLYEQSGISSVMVAGSSGSYFHVADRIIQMDCYVPADITDFAREQAAKFPIQENMAASASLPDFSRVPKPSRDFRADARIKMKTLGRDAFSINRETVDLRYVEQLADIEQTTALSYLLRYAMTHLCDGKKDLRTIVNELVSLTEKQGLAAACDSSWLPAGLAMPRPQEIYACFNRFRGLTLQ from the coding sequence ATGAAAAGTTCTGAACAGTTAAAGCAGCTTTTGCTCTCCATCAACCACAGAAGCTATCCTGCCTATAAGGATACCAGAGGCAGCTACCGGTTTGACGGCTACCAGCTGAACATCGACCACGTGCAGGGTGACCCTTTTGCAGCCCCATCAAAAGTCAGTATCCTCGTGTCGGGCAGGCAGGCCGCCTTTCCGGAAAATTATTACGATCTGACTCATAAGCGCACAGCGCTTGAAGACCATCTGATACGGTTGTTTGCCCGTGAAGCGGAACAGTTCCAGTTCAAAGCCAGAGGTTCCGGAAAGAGCGGACTGCTCTCCGTCAGCCGCTGCGGCCAGGAGATCCTTTCGCGCACCGCCTGCACGATTTCTCCTGAATCAGGGGATGTCACCGTACGGATGGAAATCGGATTTCCCGCGAACGGACGCAGCATCAATTCCCCGGAACTCATCAAGATCCTCTTTGATTTTCTTCCGCTCTGCGTCAGGCGCACTCTTTACTGTAAATCCCTGGACGCCGGGAAGCTGGCATCCGTGATCGAACTTGCCGAAGATCAGCATGCAATCCGTAAACTGCTGCCTAAACTGGAACTTGTCGCCTTCATCGCGAACGGTTCCATTCTCCCGAGAGAAAGCGGAGTCTCCCAGAGACCGATGCGTGGCGCCACCCCGTTTCACTCGCCGGCTTCGATGGAAGTCACGCTCTCGCTTCCCAACAGGGGAAACATCACCGGCATGGGAATCCGCCGCGGCATAACACTGATCATCGGCGGCGGATATCACGGAAAATCCACACTCCTGAAAGCGCTGGAGCTCGGAGTATATAACCATATCGCCGGTGACGGCAGGGAATTTGTTATCACAGATGAAGCTGCGGTCAAAATCCGTGCCGAGGACGGAAGAAGTATCCGCAGCACAGATATCTCCATGTTCATCAATAACCTGCCAAATAAAAAGGACACCCGCCGTTTTAGTACAGAGGATGCCAGCGGCAGTACCTCGCAGGCTGCAGGCGTCATCGAAGCAATCGAGGCGGGTACTTCTCTGCTGCTCATCGACGAGGACACGTGTGCAACTAACTTCATGATCCGGGACGAGCTGATGCAGCGCGTCGTGCACAGGGACCAGGAACCCATCACACCGTTCATTGACCGGGTGCGGGATCTCTACGAACAGAGCGGGATCTCCTCTGTCATGGTAGCGGGAAGCTCCGGGTCTTATTTCCACGTGGCAGACCGGATCATCCAGATGGACTGCTATGTGCCGGCTGATATCACAGACTTTGCCCGGGAGCAGGCGGCAAAATTCCCAATCCAGGAGAATATGGCAGCATCTGCTTCGCTCCCGGATTTTTCACGTGTGCCGAAACCATCCCGGGATTTCCGGGCAGACGCCCGGATCAAGATGAAGACGCTCGGCCGCGATGCGTTCTCCATCAACCGTGAGACCGTTGACCTGCGCTACGTGGAGCAGCTGGCCGACATTGAGCAGACGACAGCGCTCTCCTATCTGCTCAGATACGCGATGACTCACCTTTGCGACGGAAAGAAGGATCTGCGCACCATCGTGAATGAACTCGTCTCACTGACAGAAAAACAGGGCCTCGCCGCTGCCTGCGACAGCTCATGGCTGCCCGCCGGTCTGGCGATGCCCCGTCCTCAGGAAATCTATGCGTGTTTCAACCGCTTCCGCGGGCTGACTCTGCAGTAA
- a CDS encoding LPXTG cell wall anchor domain-containing protein, which produces MMKKVIAVVCAALMTLGTAATVLAAPSPSVTGVVTKVNSATDADGNAVEVTIKDIPAEYKAAADEIKNIDKVKELLGDAFVEGMQVVDVKDVVAPEGAKFPLKITFNVSGVKADSKVAVLHYDTEKKAWEVVTSKAGSGTIEATFDSLSPVAFVVDGDAAKTVTTSTSPKTGETATAAYAGLIAVVAALGMGVTYYKKRKAA; this is translated from the coding sequence ATGATGAAAAAAGTAATTGCAGTAGTATGTGCAGCGCTGATGACTTTGGGAACAGCGGCTACCGTACTCGCAGCACCAAGCCCGTCCGTGACAGGCGTTGTGACCAAGGTAAACAGTGCAACTGACGCTGACGGAAATGCAGTTGAGGTAACGATCAAAGACATTCCGGCAGAGTACAAGGCAGCAGCAGATGAGATCAAGAATATTGATAAAGTCAAAGAACTGCTGGGAGATGCTTTTGTAGAAGGCATGCAGGTTGTAGACGTGAAAGACGTAGTTGCTCCGGAAGGCGCAAAATTCCCGCTGAAGATTACGTTCAACGTATCTGGTGTAAAAGCCGACTCTAAGGTAGCTGTTCTTCACTATGACACAGAGAAGAAAGCATGGGAAGTTGTTACATCTAAAGCTGGTTCAGGTACAATTGAAGCAACATTTGACTCTCTGTCACCGGTAGCATTCGTAGTGGATGGCGATGCAGCAAAAACTGTTACAACAAGCACATCACCGAAAACCGGTGAGACAGCAACAGCAGCATATGCTGGTCTGATCGCTGTAGTTGCAGCTCTTGGTATGGGTGTTACTTACTACAAAAAAAGAAAAGCAGCTTAA